The following coding sequences lie in one Sinorhizobium fredii USDA 257 genomic window:
- a CDS encoding carbohydrate ABC transporter permease produces MTDATMSSITAPPPPPAGRRSALGSVLIHAGLIAASFAMLYPLLWMVSASVRPEDEIFASTTLWPSSVDFASYVRGWFGLDVSFGRFSWNSLVIAGLTVIGNVVACSLAAYAFARLRFAGRNFWFAMMLGTMMIPYHVTLIPQYVLFLDLGWVNTILPLVVPKFLASDAFFIFLMVQFFRGIPRELDEAAMMDGCGPWRIYWKIMLPLSLPVLATAAIFSFIWTWDDFFGPLIYLNDMNTYTIQLGLRTFVDSSSTSDWGGLFAMSTLSLVPVFFFFLFFQRLLIEGIATTGMKR; encoded by the coding sequence ATGACTGACGCGACCATGAGCTCGATCACCGCGCCGCCCCCACCGCCGGCCGGTCGCCGCAGCGCCCTCGGCTCCGTGCTCATCCATGCCGGACTGATTGCGGCGTCCTTTGCCATGCTCTATCCGCTCTTGTGGATGGTCTCGGCATCGGTCCGGCCGGAGGACGAGATCTTCGCCTCGACGACGCTCTGGCCTTCGTCGGTGGATTTTGCCTCCTATGTGCGTGGCTGGTTCGGCCTCGACGTCAGCTTCGGACGGTTCTCCTGGAACTCGCTGGTCATCGCGGGCCTGACGGTGATCGGCAATGTCGTCGCCTGCTCGCTCGCGGCTTACGCCTTTGCGCGGCTTCGCTTCGCCGGCCGCAATTTCTGGTTCGCGATGATGCTCGGAACGATGATGATCCCCTATCACGTCACGCTCATCCCGCAATACGTCCTCTTCCTCGATCTCGGCTGGGTCAACACTATCCTGCCGCTGGTCGTGCCGAAGTTCCTGGCAAGCGACGCCTTCTTCATCTTCCTGATGGTGCAGTTCTTCCGCGGCATTCCGCGCGAGCTCGATGAGGCGGCGATGATGGACGGCTGCGGCCCCTGGCGCATCTACTGGAAGATCATGCTGCCGCTTTCGCTGCCGGTTCTCGCGACGGCGGCGATCTTCTCCTTCATCTGGACCTGGGACGATTTTTTCGGGCCGCTGATCTACCTGAACGACATGAACACCTACACGATCCAGCTGGGCTTGAGGACCTTCGTCGATTCAAGCAGCACCTCCGACTGGGGCGGCCTCTTCGCCATGTCGACGCTGTCGCTCGTGCCGGTGTTCTTCTTCTTCCTGTTCTTCCAGCGCCTGCTGATCGAAGGCATCGCCACCACCGGCATGAAACGCTGA
- a CDS encoding TetR/AcrR family transcriptional regulator, whose translation MDKLQAEGKARKAGNGGRAERAAQRDPERTRASILAAATVEFAENGIGGARVDAIAERAGTNKRMLYHYFGDKEQLYLAVLEEAYIGIRTAEKSLNLSDLSPEQGVAELAMFTWKYFLEHPEFLSLLGTENLHRARWLRQSTRLKELHSHFIDKLADLLDRGKAKGLFRVDADPLNVYLTIAALGYFYLSNQHTLTTIFGRDLMDEANLDAWKRHIVQVTLASIRR comes from the coding sequence ATGGACAAGCTGCAGGCGGAAGGAAAGGCTAGAAAAGCGGGCAATGGCGGACGGGCGGAGCGGGCCGCGCAGCGCGATCCCGAGCGCACGCGCGCGTCGATCCTTGCGGCTGCAACGGTCGAGTTCGCGGAGAACGGCATCGGCGGCGCGCGCGTCGATGCGATCGCCGAGCGGGCCGGCACCAACAAGCGGATGCTCTACCACTATTTCGGCGACAAGGAGCAACTCTACCTTGCTGTTCTCGAGGAGGCCTATATCGGCATCCGAACAGCCGAAAAATCCTTGAACCTCAGCGATTTGTCTCCTGAGCAGGGGGTGGCGGAGCTGGCCATGTTCACCTGGAAGTACTTCCTCGAGCATCCGGAGTTTCTGAGTCTGCTCGGTACCGAGAACCTGCATCGGGCCCGGTGGCTGCGCCAGTCGACGCGGCTCAAGGAACTGCATTCGCACTTCATCGACAAGCTCGCCGACCTGCTTGATCGAGGCAAGGCGAAGGGCCTGTTCCGGGTCGATGCCGATCCGTTGAACGTCTACCTGACGATCGCCGCGCTCGGCTATTTCTACCTCTCCAATCAGCATACGCTGACGACGATTTTCGGCCGCGACCTCATGGATGAGGCCAATCTCGACGCCTGGAAGCGGCACATCGTCCAGGTCACTCTGGCCTCCATTCGCCGCTGA
- a CDS encoding Gfo/Idh/MocA family protein produces the protein MPRLGIILHGVTGRMGYNQHLVRSILAIRDQGGITLKSGERLEIDPIIVGRNRDKMEQLAKRHNIARWSTDLDSALADPNDQIFFDAGTTLMRAELIGRALDAGKHVYCEKPISDDLKIAVKLARKARASGLKHGVVQDKLFLPGLRKLALLKDSGFFGKILSVRGEFGYWVFEGDWGVPAQRPSWNYRKGDGGGIILDMLCHWRYVLDNLFGEVRAVSCLGATHIPNRVDEEGRTYDCDTDDAAYATFELEGGVIAQINSSWTVRVRRDDLVTFQVDGTHGSAVAGLTKCWTQHRVNTPKPVWNPDQPQTIDFYNTWDEVPDTQVFDNGFKAQWEMFLRHVAEDAPWPYGLEAGAKGVQLAELGLKSWAERRWFDVPALEF, from the coding sequence ATGCCACGTTTGGGGATCATTTTGCACGGCGTCACCGGCCGCATGGGCTACAACCAGCACCTGGTGCGCTCGATATTGGCCATTCGCGACCAGGGCGGGATCACGCTCAAGTCCGGCGAACGACTGGAAATCGATCCGATCATCGTCGGGCGCAACCGCGACAAGATGGAACAACTGGCGAAGCGCCATAACATTGCCCGCTGGTCGACCGACCTCGACTCCGCTCTTGCCGATCCTAACGATCAGATCTTCTTCGATGCCGGCACGACGCTGATGCGCGCCGAGCTGATCGGCAGGGCGCTCGACGCCGGCAAGCACGTCTATTGCGAGAAGCCGATTTCCGATGATCTGAAGATCGCCGTCAAGCTGGCGCGCAAGGCCCGCGCCTCCGGCCTGAAGCACGGCGTGGTGCAGGACAAATTGTTCCTTCCCGGCCTGCGCAAGCTGGCGCTGCTCAAGGATTCCGGCTTTTTCGGAAAGATCCTCTCGGTGCGCGGCGAGTTCGGCTATTGGGTCTTCGAAGGCGATTGGGGCGTGCCGGCCCAGCGTCCGTCGTGGAACTACCGCAAGGGTGACGGCGGCGGCATTATTCTCGATATGCTCTGCCACTGGCGCTACGTGCTCGACAATCTCTTCGGCGAAGTCCGCGCCGTCTCCTGCCTTGGCGCCACCCATATCCCGAACCGCGTCGACGAAGAGGGCCGGACATATGATTGCGACACGGACGATGCGGCCTATGCGACCTTCGAGCTCGAAGGCGGCGTGATCGCGCAGATCAATTCCTCCTGGACGGTCAGGGTGCGCCGCGACGATCTCGTCACCTTCCAGGTCGACGGGACGCATGGCTCGGCCGTCGCCGGGCTGACGAAATGCTGGACCCAGCACCGCGTCAACACGCCGAAGCCGGTCTGGAATCCCGACCAGCCGCAAACGATCGATTTCTACAATACCTGGGACGAGGTGCCGGACACGCAGGTTTTCGACAACGGCTTCAAGGCCCAATGGGAAATGTTTTTGCGCCACGTCGCCGAGGACGCGCCCTGGCCCTACGGGCTGGAGGCCGGCGCCAAGGGCGTCCAGCTCGCCGAGCTGGGTCTGAAGTCCTGGGCCGAGCGCCGCTGGTTCGACGTACCGGCACTGGAGTTCTAA
- a CDS encoding ABC transporter substrate-binding protein yields MTMRMTRRNVLAGGAALLSYSMLASSALSQEARLRMLWWGSQARADRTNKVNQLFQSENPGVAINGEFLGWSDYWPRLATQVAGRNAPDIIQMDYRYIVEYARRGALAPLNDYLGSVLKVEDFDQVQIEGGSVDGKLYGISLGANSATMLVNTVAFEEAGVELPTPSTTWDEMARIGAEITKAGKRKGYFGLSDGSGVEPLLENWLRQRGKALFTAEGKIAYDANDAAEWFSMWAAMREAKACVPPDIQALDQFNVETSPLSLGKAATSYAHSNQLVAYQGINKDKLALRSHPLIGKDAKGGHYRKPSMFFSVSAQTKDPELGAKYVNFFVTNPNAAEVLGVERGVPESKAVREALAPTLDELGRAALDYVSGLGPLAGLLPPPPPSGAGEAELALRTVAEQVGFGQLDVKQGGETLVNEVTQILSRG; encoded by the coding sequence ATGACAATGCGCATGACGAGACGCAACGTGCTCGCCGGAGGGGCGGCACTTCTTTCATATTCCATGCTGGCATCGAGCGCGCTTTCCCAGGAAGCACGGCTGCGGATGCTCTGGTGGGGCTCGCAGGCCCGCGCCGACCGCACCAACAAGGTCAACCAGCTCTTTCAATCGGAAAATCCCGGAGTCGCAATCAACGGCGAGTTCCTCGGCTGGAGCGACTACTGGCCGCGGCTTGCGACCCAGGTCGCCGGCCGCAATGCGCCAGACATCATCCAGATGGACTATCGCTACATCGTCGAATATGCCCGGCGCGGCGCACTTGCACCGCTCAACGATTATCTCGGCTCCGTGCTGAAGGTCGAGGATTTCGACCAGGTGCAGATCGAGGGCGGCAGTGTCGACGGCAAGCTCTACGGCATCAGCCTGGGCGCGAACTCGGCAACGATGCTGGTCAATACGGTCGCCTTCGAGGAAGCCGGCGTCGAGCTGCCTACCCCCTCGACCACCTGGGACGAGATGGCCCGGATCGGCGCCGAGATCACCAAGGCCGGCAAGCGCAAGGGCTATTTCGGCCTGTCGGACGGCAGCGGCGTCGAGCCGCTACTTGAAAACTGGCTTCGTCAGCGCGGCAAGGCGCTTTTCACCGCCGAGGGCAAGATCGCCTATGACGCGAACGACGCGGCCGAATGGTTCTCCATGTGGGCGGCTATGCGCGAGGCGAAGGCCTGCGTGCCGCCGGATATCCAGGCGCTCGACCAATTCAATGTCGAGACGAGCCCGTTGTCACTCGGAAAGGCGGCAACATCCTATGCCCACTCCAACCAGCTGGTCGCCTATCAGGGCATCAACAAGGACAAGCTGGCGCTCCGGAGCCACCCGCTGATCGGCAAGGACGCGAAAGGCGGCCACTACCGCAAGCCGTCGATGTTCTTCTCGGTCTCGGCACAGACCAAGGATCCGGAGCTCGGCGCCAAATACGTCAACTTCTTCGTGACGAACCCCAACGCCGCCGAAGTCCTCGGCGTCGAGCGCGGCGTGCCGGAATCAAAGGCCGTGCGCGAGGCACTGGCACCGACGCTCGACGAGCTCGGCCGCGCCGCACTCGACTACGTCTCCGGTCTTGGCCCGCTCGCCGGTCTCCTGCCGCCGCCGCCGCCTTCCGGTGCCGGCGAGGCGGAGCTTGCGCTGCGCACCGTCGCCGAACAGGTAGGTTTCGGCCAGCTCGATGTGAAGCAGGGCGGCGAGACCCTGGTGAACGAGGTCACCCAGATCCTGTCGCGAGGATGA
- a CDS encoding ABC transporter ATP-binding protein has product MATSVVLQKVEKRYGALDVIHGIDLTIDPGEFAVFVGPSGCGKSTLLRMIAGLEEITGGTLMLDNDRMNEVAPARRGIAMVFQSYALYPHMSVYKNLAFGLETAGYKRTEIEPKVRRAAEILQIEKLLDRKPKALSGGQRQRVAIGRAIVREPRIFLFDEPLSNLDAELRVQMRVEISRLHRDLGNTMIYVTHDQVEAMTMADKIVVLNSGRIEQVGAPLDLYNNPVNRFVAGFIGSPKMNFLKARIGGVSENETAVEVCGGTIRLPRHLSGATPGQEVTFGIRPEHLAARDSGIALAAVNVELVENLGGETMLYGITPDSQQLTIALEGQQKVERGANLSVYFEPARCHVFGADGRAM; this is encoded by the coding sequence ATGGCAACCAGCGTCGTTCTTCAGAAAGTCGAGAAACGCTATGGCGCGCTCGACGTGATCCACGGCATCGATCTTACCATCGATCCCGGCGAGTTCGCCGTCTTCGTCGGTCCGTCCGGCTGCGGCAAATCCACCTTGCTCAGGATGATCGCCGGGCTCGAGGAGATCACCGGCGGCACGCTGATGCTCGACAACGACCGGATGAACGAGGTGGCGCCCGCCCGGCGCGGCATCGCCATGGTGTTCCAGTCCTACGCGCTTTATCCGCACATGTCGGTCTACAAGAATCTTGCCTTCGGCCTCGAGACGGCGGGATACAAGAGGACCGAGATCGAGCCGAAGGTGCGCCGCGCCGCCGAAATCCTGCAGATCGAAAAGCTCCTCGACCGCAAGCCGAAGGCGCTTTCTGGCGGGCAGCGCCAGCGTGTGGCGATCGGCCGGGCGATCGTCCGCGAGCCGCGCATCTTCCTCTTCGACGAGCCGCTCTCCAACCTCGACGCGGAACTGCGCGTGCAGATGCGCGTCGAGATCTCCAGGCTCCACCGCGATCTCGGCAATACGATGATCTACGTGACCCACGACCAGGTGGAAGCCATGACCATGGCTGACAAGATCGTCGTGCTGAACTCCGGCCGCATCGAGCAGGTCGGCGCTCCGCTCGATCTGTACAACAACCCGGTCAATCGCTTCGTCGCCGGCTTCATCGGCAGCCCGAAGATGAACTTCCTCAAGGCGCGGATCGGCGGCGTATCGGAAAACGAAACGGCAGTCGAAGTCTGCGGCGGCACGATCCGCCTGCCGCGGCACCTCAGCGGGGCAACGCCGGGACAAGAGGTCACCTTCGGCATTCGCCCCGAGCATCTCGCGGCCCGCGACAGCGGCATCGCGCTTGCTGCCGTCAATGTTGAGCTCGTGGAAAACCTCGGCGGCGAGACCATGCTCTACGGCATCACCCCCGATAGCCAGCAGCTGACCATAGCGCTCGAAGGCCAGCAGAAGGTCGAGCGCGGCGCTAATCTCTCCGTCTATTTCGAGCCCGCCCGCTGCCACGTCTTCGGCGCGGATGGCAGGGCGATGTAG
- a CDS encoding carbohydrate ABC transporter permease, giving the protein MAAVQDSAVAIGAGARRRPAAQGRLAALWTNHGAGYMFLLPWLVGFFGLTLGPAVASLYLSFTSFDLIRSPEWVGAANYVRIATADPKFAASLKVTFLYVVLSVPFKLAFALFVAILLDRGVKGLTVYRAIFYLPSLLGGSVAIAVLWRQLFAGDGLINSLLAQFGIEGPSWISHPDYSIWTLVVLSVWQFGSPMIIFLAGLRQIPTDMYEAASLDGASKFRQFYKITLPLLTPVIFFNAVVQTIEAFKAFTPAFIISGGTGGPINSTLFYTLYLYQEAFGNFRMGYASALAWILVLIIGLFTAFSFLTSRYWVHYDD; this is encoded by the coding sequence ATGGCTGCCGTGCAGGATTCCGCTGTAGCTATCGGTGCGGGCGCCAGGAGGCGCCCCGCCGCCCAGGGCCGCTTAGCCGCCCTCTGGACGAACCACGGCGCCGGCTACATGTTCCTGTTGCCGTGGCTCGTCGGCTTCTTCGGGCTGACGCTCGGACCTGCCGTCGCCTCGCTCTATCTGTCCTTCACCAGCTTCGACCTGATCCGCTCTCCGGAATGGGTCGGGGCCGCCAATTACGTCCGCATCGCCACGGCCGACCCGAAATTTGCCGCCTCGCTCAAGGTGACCTTTCTCTATGTGGTGTTGTCGGTCCCCTTCAAGCTCGCCTTCGCGCTGTTCGTCGCCATCCTTCTCGATCGCGGCGTCAAGGGCCTCACCGTCTATCGCGCCATATTCTACCTGCCGTCGCTGCTTGGCGGCAGCGTGGCGATCGCCGTGCTCTGGCGGCAGCTCTTTGCCGGCGACGGCCTGATCAACAGCCTGCTCGCTCAGTTCGGCATCGAGGGCCCGAGCTGGATCTCGCATCCGGACTATTCGATCTGGACCCTGGTCGTCCTCAGCGTCTGGCAGTTCGGTTCGCCGATGATCATCTTCCTCGCCGGCCTTCGCCAGATCCCGACCGACATGTACGAAGCGGCGAGCCTCGACGGGGCATCCAAGTTCCGGCAGTTCTACAAGATCACCCTGCCGCTACTCACCCCGGTCATCTTCTTCAATGCGGTAGTGCAGACGATCGAGGCCTTCAAGGCCTTCACGCCGGCTTTCATCATCTCCGGCGGCACCGGCGGACCTATCAATTCGACGCTGTTCTACACGCTCTATCTCTACCAGGAAGCCTTCGGGAACTTCCGCATGGGCTATGCCTCGGCGCTCGCCTGGATCCTCGTGCTGATAATCGGGCTGTTCACGGCCTTCTCGTTCCTGACCTCTCGTTACTGGGTGCATTACGATGACTGA
- a CDS encoding Gfo/Idh/MocA family protein has protein sequence MTELRFAAVGLNHNHIYGQVNCLVRAGARLVGFHEPDDVLAAEFAGIYKDVPRLATLQQILEDESISLITSAAVSAERAELAIRAMQHGKDILVDKPGMTSLDQLAKVRRVQAETGRIFSILYSEHFESPATVKAGELVAAGAIGEVVHLVGLGPHRLRKETRPDWFFRRSDYGGILVDIASHQCEQFLFFTGASDATILSASVDNRSIPDKPELQDTGNIHLATASATGTIHVNWLTPRGMPTWGDGRLFIVGTTGTIEVRKTVDLAGRGAGNHLFLADRGGVEHIDCASVELPFGPQLLADIRDRTETAMPQERCFKAMELALRAQAIAEQNREKN, from the coding sequence ATGACCGAATTGCGTTTCGCCGCCGTCGGCCTCAACCACAACCATATCTACGGCCAGGTGAATTGCCTCGTCCGGGCCGGCGCCCGCCTCGTCGGCTTCCACGAGCCGGACGATGTGCTGGCCGCGGAATTTGCCGGCATTTACAAAGATGTGCCACGCCTCGCCACGCTCCAGCAAATCCTCGAGGACGAGAGCATCAGCCTCATTACTTCAGCGGCGGTCTCGGCCGAGCGGGCGGAATTGGCGATCCGTGCCATGCAGCACGGCAAGGACATTCTCGTCGACAAGCCGGGAATGACGAGCCTCGACCAGCTGGCGAAAGTCCGCCGGGTCCAGGCCGAGACCGGGCGGATCTTTTCGATCCTCTATTCGGAGCATTTCGAGAGCCCGGCAACCGTCAAGGCCGGCGAACTCGTCGCTGCCGGCGCGATCGGCGAGGTCGTGCACCTTGTCGGCCTCGGGCCGCACCGGCTGCGGAAGGAGACCCGCCCCGACTGGTTCTTCCGCCGCTCCGATTACGGCGGCATCCTCGTCGACATCGCCTCGCATCAATGCGAGCAATTCCTGTTCTTCACTGGCGCCAGCGATGCGACCATCCTTTCGGCGAGCGTCGACAACCGCAGCATTCCCGACAAGCCGGAGCTACAGGATACCGGCAACATCCATCTTGCGACGGCGAGCGCCACCGGCACGATCCATGTGAACTGGCTCACCCCGCGCGGCATGCCGACCTGGGGCGACGGCCGGCTCTTTATCGTCGGCACGACCGGTACGATCGAGGTGCGCAAGACCGTCGATCTCGCCGGCCGCGGCGCGGGAAACCACCTCTTCCTCGCCGATCGGGGCGGCGTCGAGCACATCGACTGCGCGAGCGTCGAGCTGCCCTTCGGCCCCCAGCTCCTCGCTGACATCCGCGACAGAACCGAAACCGCCATGCCACAGGAGCGCTGCTTCAAGGCCATGGAGCTGGCGCTTCGCGCCCAGGCAATCGCCGAACAGAACCGGGAAAAGAACTGA
- a CDS encoding Gfo/Idh/MocA family protein, giving the protein MSVKTVAIIGCGIGRLHMIEGYLPHPDKFRVKAICDLNVERLNEFGDEFGIEQRTTSFTEVLADETIDIIDICTPPGIHLEQVVAALAAGKHVICEKPLTGSLAGVDKIIEAERSARGVLMPIFQYRYGDGIEKAKRIIEAGIAGKPYVGSVETFWLRKPEYYSVPWRGKWETELGGVLVTHALHLHDMLLHLLGPVSKVFGRVATRVNDIEVEDCASASLLMQNGAFVSLSCTLGSQEQISRLRLHFENVTFESSHEPYTPGKDPWKIIAANEAVQAQIDEVIGNWQPVSPRFTTQMAHFHAHLNGAAPLPVTTKDARRALELVTAIYQSADTGREISLPIGPDSPKYADWRANTR; this is encoded by the coding sequence ATGAGCGTAAAGACAGTTGCCATCATCGGCTGCGGTATCGGACGGTTGCACATGATCGAGGGCTACCTGCCGCATCCGGACAAATTCCGCGTCAAGGCCATCTGCGATCTCAACGTCGAGCGGCTGAACGAATTCGGCGACGAGTTCGGCATCGAGCAGCGCACCACCTCCTTCACAGAAGTGCTTGCCGACGAGACGATCGACATCATCGATATCTGCACCCCGCCCGGCATTCACCTCGAGCAGGTGGTCGCGGCCCTTGCCGCAGGCAAGCACGTCATCTGCGAAAAGCCGCTGACCGGTTCGCTCGCCGGCGTCGACAAGATCATCGAAGCCGAGAGAAGCGCCCGAGGCGTGCTGATGCCGATCTTCCAGTATCGCTATGGCGACGGCATCGAAAAGGCGAAGCGGATCATCGAGGCCGGCATTGCCGGCAAGCCCTATGTCGGCTCGGTCGAGACCTTCTGGCTGCGCAAGCCGGAATATTACTCGGTCCCCTGGCGCGGAAAATGGGAAACGGAGCTTGGCGGCGTGCTGGTCACCCACGCGCTGCATCTCCACGACATGCTGCTGCACCTCCTCGGCCCCGTCTCGAAAGTGTTCGGCCGCGTCGCGACGCGCGTCAACGATATCGAGGTCGAGGATTGCGCGTCGGCAAGCCTGCTCATGCAGAATGGCGCCTTCGTGTCGCTCTCCTGCACGCTCGGCTCGCAGGAGCAGATCAGCCGGCTGCGGCTGCATTTCGAGAATGTCACCTTCGAGAGCAGTCACGAACCCTATACGCCAGGCAAGGATCCCTGGAAGATCATCGCGGCCAACGAGGCGGTCCAGGCGCAGATTGACGAGGTCATCGGCAATTGGCAGCCGGTCTCGCCCCGCTTCACCACCCAGATGGCCCATTTCCACGCCCACTTGAACGGCGCGGCTCCGCTCCCGGTGACGACCAAGGACGCCCGGCGGGCCCTGGAACTGGTCACGGCGATCTATCAGTCGGCGGATACGGGGCGGGAAATATCGCTGCCGATCGGGCCGGACAGTCCAAAATACGCCGATTGGCGCGCCAACACGCGATAA
- a CDS encoding dihydrodipicolinate synthase family protein, translating to MASIDLPLEGRLARYELTGRPVPLRKREAAAFPRVAFAAAHVVADPLADNDPWLTPAIDWERTLAFRHRLWDLGLGVAEAMDTAQRGMGLGWPEARELIRRALAEARSRPGALIACGAGTDHLAPGPEVTIDEIVRAYESQIEAIEAENGRVILMASRALAAAASSPDDYVRVYDRILSQVKEPVIIHWLGEMFDRALEGYWGNADHREAMKTCLAVIAAHAEKVDGIKISLLSKEKEIVMRRQLPQGVRMYTGDDFNYAELIAGDEEGHSDALLGIFDAIAPVASAALETLGEGRNGAFFELLEPTVPLSRHIFKAPTRFYKTGVVFLAYLNGLQDHFAMIGGQQSARSLAHLAELFRLADRAGALADPDVAISRMNRVLAVHGVA from the coding sequence ATGGCGAGCATCGATCTTCCCCTAGAAGGCAGGCTGGCCCGCTACGAGCTCACCGGCCGGCCGGTTCCCCTCAGGAAGCGAGAGGCGGCTGCCTTCCCGCGGGTCGCCTTCGCAGCCGCGCACGTGGTCGCTGATCCGCTCGCCGACAACGACCCGTGGCTGACGCCGGCGATCGACTGGGAGCGGACGCTCGCCTTCCGCCATCGCCTCTGGGATTTAGGCCTCGGGGTGGCGGAAGCGATGGACACGGCCCAGCGCGGCATGGGGCTTGGCTGGCCTGAGGCGCGCGAGCTCATCCGCCGGGCGCTCGCTGAAGCACGCAGCCGCCCCGGCGCGCTGATCGCCTGCGGCGCCGGCACCGACCATCTCGCACCCGGCCCGGAGGTCACGATCGACGAGATCGTCAGGGCCTATGAGAGCCAGATCGAAGCGATCGAGGCGGAGAACGGCCGGGTCATCCTGATGGCGAGCCGGGCGCTCGCCGCCGCCGCCAGCAGTCCGGACGACTATGTCCGCGTCTATGACCGGATTCTCTCGCAGGTAAAGGAGCCGGTGATCATCCACTGGCTCGGCGAGATGTTCGATCGGGCCCTCGAAGGCTATTGGGGCAATGCCGACCATAGGGAGGCGATGAAGACCTGTCTGGCAGTCATCGCGGCGCATGCCGAAAAGGTCGACGGCATCAAGATCTCGCTGCTTTCGAAGGAGAAGGAGATCGTCATGCGGCGGCAATTGCCGCAGGGCGTGCGCATGTATACGGGCGACGACTTCAACTATGCCGAACTCATCGCCGGCGACGAGGAAGGCCATTCGGATGCGCTGCTCGGCATCTTCGATGCGATTGCGCCCGTGGCCTCGGCCGCGCTGGAGACACTGGGCGAAGGGCGGAACGGCGCGTTCTTCGAATTGCTCGAGCCGACCGTGCCGCTGTCGCGGCATATCTTCAAGGCGCCGACGCGCTTCTACAAGACGGGCGTCGTCTTCCTCGCCTATCTAAACGGATTGCAGGACCACTTCGCGATGATCGGCGGCCAGCAGAGCGCGCGCTCGCTTGCCCATCTTGCCGAACTCTTCCGGCTGGCGGACAGGGCCGGGGCGCTCGCCGATCCGGACGTCGCGATCTCGCGCATGAATCGCGTGCTCGCAGTCCATGGCGTGGCGTGA